One region of Gilliamella sp. ESL0405 genomic DNA includes:
- a CDS encoding CoA-disulfide reductase gives MKIIIIGAQAAGASAAAKAKRMAQNATIRIYEKSDIVSFGACGLPYFIGEHFNDDNEMISRTPEQFEKDGIEIKTRHEVIAIDAQAKKVTVKDLSTGHSFDDNYDQLLLAVGASPIMPNFSNSHLKNIFTLRDLHDGQAIKQALSNPNVTNVIVVGAGYIGLEIAESLVALKKKVKLIQLDDRVLVDAFDSEMTAIIQDNIKQHCDLHLQERVQGFEGEHAVTGVITDKGQYRADLVIIATGVKPNSHIYQHLGMNMLGNGAIITDSFGRTNIANIYAAGDCAAIEHRVSQSTVYIPLATSANKLGKVVGENLAGGNAQFPGTLGTSALRVFDSEAGRTGLSENEAIKAQIPYKTVMVKDKNHSNYVAGQTTIVAKLIYHADTRVILGGQIAGGHGAALRVNVLACAIWAKMKIDELSMMDFLYAPPFSRPWDILNIAGSIAK, from the coding sequence ATGAAAATAATCATTATTGGCGCTCAAGCTGCCGGAGCAAGTGCTGCGGCAAAAGCCAAACGGATGGCTCAAAATGCAACAATTCGTATTTATGAAAAGTCTGATATTGTATCGTTTGGAGCTTGTGGATTGCCTTACTTTATTGGCGAGCATTTTAACGATGACAACGAAATGATTTCCCGCACACCTGAACAGTTCGAAAAAGACGGTATTGAAATCAAAACTCGCCATGAAGTGATTGCTATTGATGCCCAAGCTAAAAAAGTGACGGTGAAAGATCTTAGCACCGGTCATAGTTTTGATGACAATTACGATCAACTACTACTTGCCGTTGGCGCAAGTCCAATTATGCCAAATTTTTCAAATAGTCATCTAAAAAATATCTTTACTCTACGTGATCTTCACGACGGTCAAGCCATTAAACAAGCGCTATCTAACCCTAACGTTACAAATGTGATTGTGGTTGGTGCTGGCTATATCGGGCTTGAGATTGCCGAATCGTTGGTCGCTTTAAAGAAAAAAGTCAAACTGATCCAACTCGATGACAGAGTATTAGTCGATGCATTTGATAGCGAAATGACGGCAATTATTCAAGACAATATCAAACAGCACTGCGATTTACATTTGCAAGAGCGAGTACAAGGCTTTGAAGGTGAACACGCTGTCACCGGTGTCATAACCGATAAAGGACAATATCGAGCTGATCTGGTCATTATCGCCACCGGAGTTAAGCCAAATAGCCACATTTATCAGCACCTTGGCATGAATATGCTGGGCAATGGCGCCATTATTACCGACAGTTTCGGGCGAACAAACATTGCCAATATTTATGCAGCAGGCGATTGCGCCGCAATCGAGCATCGAGTAAGCCAATCAACCGTCTATATCCCTTTAGCAACCAGCGCCAATAAACTGGGCAAAGTCGTTGGGGAAAACTTAGCCGGCGGAAATGCCCAATTCCCGGGCACGTTAGGCACCTCAGCGCTCAGAGTATTTGATAGTGAAGCCGGGCGAACAGGTCTGAGCGAAAATGAAGCGATAAAAGCACAAATTCCCTATAAAACGGTTATGGTTAAAGATAAAAACCACAGTAATTATGTCGCCGGACAAACCACGATTGTGGCTAAATTGATTTATCACGCCGATACCCGAGTGATTTTAGGCGGACAAATTGCCGGCGGCCATGGCGCTGCATTAAGGGTTAATGTGCTGGCTTGCGCTATATGGGCAAAAATGAAAATCGATGAATTATCCATGATGGACTTTTTATATGCCCCCCCATTTTCCAGACCATGGGACATTTTAAATATTGCAGGTTCGATCGCAAAATAG
- the dtd gene encoding D-aminoacyl-tRNA deacylase, translating to MIALIQRVKQASVTIDDHIVGQIKHGLLILLGVEQGDDEQKAKRLCEKVLGYRVFSDSDGKMNLNVSQVNGEVLVVSQFTLAADTQKGMRPSFTKGANPQLANQLYQFFVEQCQKQINTQTGQFAADMQVALINDGPVTFWLQV from the coding sequence ATGATCGCCTTAATTCAACGTGTTAAACAAGCTTCTGTTACTATCGATGATCACATTGTTGGACAGATTAAGCATGGCTTACTTATTTTACTTGGCGTTGAACAAGGCGATGACGAACAAAAAGCCAAACGTTTATGTGAAAAAGTGCTGGGATATCGGGTTTTCAGTGATAGTGACGGTAAAATGAATTTGAATGTCAGTCAAGTAAATGGCGAAGTGTTAGTGGTTTCCCAATTTACTTTAGCGGCCGATACCCAAAAAGGGATGCGTCCGAGCTTTACTAAAGGCGCTAACCCACAACTAGCCAACCAACTCTATCAATTTTTTGTAGAACAATGCCAAAAACAGATAAACACCCAAACCGGTCAATTTGCCGCCGATATGCAAGTGGCATTAATTAACGACGGCCCGGTCACTTTTTGGCTACAAGTGTGA
- the hemH gene encoding ferrochelatase: MNKKHGLLLVNLGTPSAATPDAIKQYLTEFLLDRHVVDLPAFFWYPLLKYIVLPKRVPYIINHYQKIWIDGSSPLLHYSRLLCDKLQSQLTDVQCELAMTYGQPDIQSAFNKLKACKKITVLPLFPQYSTTTTLAVLDKLRQIVASEKSKQKIHYIRDYADHPSYIQALYLQIKQAFNEHGQPQALLLSYHGIPERYIRQRQDDYIERCELTTLLLIEKCQAKGITVPIHMAYQSEFGKGKWVKPKTCDMLQEMAKKQIHNVHVISPGFSVDCLETIYEIDQENRQLFFDAGGKQFHYIPALNDEQLQVDLIKDLINYTKTYNVSETS; the protein is encoded by the coding sequence GTGAATAAAAAGCATGGTTTATTACTAGTTAATTTAGGCACCCCTAGCGCCGCAACACCGGATGCAATAAAACAGTATTTAACTGAGTTTTTATTGGATCGGCATGTGGTGGATCTACCGGCCTTTTTTTGGTATCCACTACTAAAATATATCGTGTTACCTAAACGAGTGCCGTATATCATCAACCATTATCAAAAAATTTGGATCGACGGCTCATCACCTTTACTGCATTACAGCCGCTTACTGTGCGACAAACTACAATCGCAATTAACTGATGTGCAGTGCGAGCTTGCCATGACGTATGGTCAACCAGATATCCAATCCGCATTCAATAAACTTAAGGCGTGTAAAAAAATTACTGTATTGCCGCTGTTTCCACAATATTCCACAACCACCACATTGGCGGTTTTAGATAAATTAAGACAGATTGTGGCTAGCGAAAAAAGCAAACAAAAAATCCACTATATTCGTGATTATGCCGATCATCCAAGTTATATCCAAGCCCTATATCTACAAATAAAACAGGCTTTCAATGAGCATGGTCAGCCACAAGCGCTTTTACTTTCTTATCACGGCATTCCGGAGCGATATATCCGCCAACGTCAGGATGATTATATAGAGCGGTGTGAACTGACCACGTTACTCCTTATTGAAAAATGTCAAGCAAAGGGTATCACTGTACCGATACATATGGCTTATCAATCGGAATTTGGTAAAGGAAAATGGGTCAAACCTAAAACCTGCGATATGTTGCAAGAAATGGCAAAAAAACAGATACATAATGTGCATGTTATCAGCCCGGGATTTTCGGTTGATTGTCTTGAAACGATTTATGAAATCGATCAAGAAAATCGGCAACTGTTTTTCGATGCCGGCGGTAAGCAATTTCATTATATTCCGGCACTTAATGACGAACAATTACAGGTAGATTTAATCAAAGATTTAATTAATTATACTAAAACATATAATGTTTCTGAAACTTCTTGA
- the rsgA gene encoding small ribosomal subunit biogenesis GTPase RsgA → MAKIQLSKNQKRRVAAKHQQRLATKQDENLSNFSSPYEGVVVSRYGKSADVENDAGLIYRCSIRRTLPSLVTGDRVLWRESLEPNTNGIIEAVHPRHSELVRPDFYDGVKPVAANVDQIVIISAVLPELSLNIIDRYLVACEATDIRPIIVLNKIDLLNTDERASVEKQLAIYSKIGYQVLYVSCQNQQGIAPLQAALQGKISILVGQSGVGKSSIINRLLPHQTQSAMTGDVSQISGLGQHTTTATRLYHLPNGGDIIDSPGIREFGLWHLEPEQVIAGFIEFGDYLGGCQFRDCNHLNTPGCLLQQAVAEGKIASSRLDNYHRILQSMKEVKAKTSKSYK, encoded by the coding sequence GTGGCAAAAATCCAACTATCAAAAAATCAGAAACGGCGAGTGGCAGCTAAGCACCAACAACGTTTAGCAACAAAGCAAGATGAGAACTTGTCCAACTTTTCATCGCCTTACGAAGGTGTGGTGGTGAGTCGATATGGTAAATCTGCTGACGTTGAAAACGATGCCGGGCTTATCTACCGTTGCAGTATTCGGCGTACATTACCTTCACTGGTGACCGGCGATAGAGTTTTGTGGCGTGAAAGCCTCGAGCCTAATACCAATGGCATCATCGAGGCGGTACATCCTCGCCATTCGGAGCTGGTTCGTCCGGATTTTTATGACGGCGTTAAACCGGTTGCCGCCAATGTCGATCAAATTGTTATTATTTCAGCCGTATTACCCGAGTTATCATTAAATATTATTGACAGATACTTAGTTGCTTGTGAAGCAACCGACATTCGCCCGATTATCGTGTTAAACAAGATCGACTTGCTCAATACCGATGAGCGAGCATCTGTTGAAAAACAGTTAGCTATTTATAGTAAAATTGGCTATCAAGTGCTGTATGTATCTTGCCAAAATCAACAGGGTATTGCACCTTTACAAGCCGCTTTGCAAGGTAAAATCTCAATTTTAGTTGGGCAATCGGGGGTGGGGAAATCGAGTATTATTAATCGATTGTTACCGCATCAAACGCAATCGGCCATGACAGGTGATGTATCACAAATATCCGGACTTGGGCAACATACCACTACAGCAACCCGACTTTATCATCTACCTAATGGCGGTGATATTATTGATTCACCCGGTATACGTGAATTTGGTTTGTGGCATTTGGAGCCGGAACAAGTGATAGCCGGTTTTATTGAATTTGGTGACTATTTAGGGGGCTGTCAGTTCCGTGATTGTAATCACTTAAATACGCCCGGTTGTTTACTGCAACAAGCCGTCGCTGAAGGGAAAATTGCTTCATCAAGATTAGATAATTATCATCGCATTTTACAATCGATGAAAGAAGTCAAAGCAAAAACCAGTAAAAGCTATAAATAG
- a CDS encoding histidine-type phosphatase encodes MVFAKQQFFKHSFKAIGLIMLLALSSSVFALAQLAGSKSAYQYDNLQMLTPAPKGYSAFYIDHVGRHGSRYISKAKYEDIAYSVLILAEKNNQLTPAGKALITQVAAIKQLNNKHYGELTDLGRNDIALISKRMLANNPTVFKGQKIEVLSSTSSRAKQTAQIFMQAFQDLYPDIEIATQPEEQQFLLRFFNYAPAYDEYKKSGLVKQALTSLEHDPKTIEISRTVGKKIFTDAFLSQLNEGISINDKSPIKTEDFVIALFQLYQELLALPSQVLVDNQLDFDDYFSVDDNAWLNTVVTAKNYLQIGPAWDANGIQIKIAAPLLWDMLTSADKAIENGHIDANLRFAHAETVSPLATLLEIEGAATVAASIFDYPNVWRADKIVPMGANIQWIFYRSEQANQPILVKVLLNEREVHLPISTVNYPYYRWDEVKQFYTDKLNKLGLMQNQNMMKMLQNLQ; translated from the coding sequence ATGGTGTTTGCAAAGCAGCAATTTTTTAAACATTCATTTAAAGCGATAGGATTAATTATGTTACTAGCTTTATCTTCATCGGTGTTTGCGCTTGCGCAATTAGCTGGCTCAAAATCGGCTTATCAATATGATAATCTGCAAATGCTAACGCCGGCACCAAAAGGCTATAGTGCATTTTATATCGATCATGTTGGTCGGCATGGTTCACGCTATATCAGTAAAGCAAAATATGAAGATATTGCCTATAGTGTTTTAATATTGGCAGAAAAAAATAACCAGCTAACCCCAGCAGGTAAAGCGTTAATTACTCAAGTTGCTGCTATTAAACAGCTCAATAATAAGCACTATGGTGAGCTGACCGATCTTGGTCGCAACGATATTGCGTTAATTAGCAAGCGCATGCTAGCCAATAATCCAACCGTATTTAAAGGGCAGAAGATCGAGGTGCTCAGCTCAACGTCATCAAGAGCAAAACAGACCGCTCAAATTTTTATGCAAGCTTTTCAAGACCTATATCCTGATATTGAAATAGCCACTCAGCCGGAAGAACAGCAATTTTTATTGCGCTTTTTTAACTATGCGCCGGCTTACGATGAATATAAAAAAAGCGGTCTTGTTAAACAGGCATTAACATCACTTGAGCATGACCCAAAAACGATTGAAATTAGTCGAACGGTAGGCAAAAAAATCTTTACTGATGCGTTTTTATCACAGTTAAATGAAGGTATCTCAATTAATGATAAATCGCCGATTAAGACGGAAGATTTTGTGATTGCGCTTTTCCAACTTTATCAAGAGTTGTTAGCATTACCTTCACAGGTATTAGTCGATAATCAACTTGATTTTGATGATTATTTTTCAGTAGATGATAACGCATGGCTTAATACCGTTGTCACAGCTAAAAACTATCTGCAAATTGGTCCGGCGTGGGATGCAAATGGTATTCAAATTAAAATCGCTGCGCCGCTATTATGGGATATGTTAACAAGTGCTGATAAAGCCATTGAAAATGGTCATATTGATGCCAATTTACGCTTTGCTCACGCTGAAACTGTCTCGCCGTTAGCCACATTACTAGAAATCGAAGGGGCGGCAACGGTGGCTGCATCAATTTTTGATTATCCAAACGTTTGGCGAGCCGATAAAATTGTCCCCATGGGCGCCAATATTCAATGGATTTTTTATCGTAGCGAGCAGGCTAACCAACCGATACTGGTGAAGGTATTATTAAATGAGCGAGAAGTTCATCTGCCAATTAGCACCGTCAATTATCCTTACTATCGTTGGGATGAGGTTAAACAGTTTTATACCGACAAGCTCAATAAATTGGGGTTAATGCAAAACCAAAATATGATGAAAATGTTACAAAATTTGCAATGA
- the dauA gene encoding C4-dicarboxylic acid transporter DauA yields the protein MKLYGFSGTLISSALISSCIKTPYTTTRFFKDLIAGITVGIIAIPLAMALAIASGVPPQHGLYTAIVAGFVIAITGGSRFSVSGPTAAFVVILYPVSLQYGLSGLLVATLLSGFFLILMGIIRLGRLIEYIPLPVVLGFTSGIAITIATMQIKDFFGLTLEHMPESYVGKVIELVKTFPTINLADTLVGLVTLVVLIVWPKLRVKISGHLPALVAGMIVMFILNQFNCHIETIGSKFSYTLPDNTIGHGIPSVLPELILPWQHADFKWDWSTISALTPIALTMAMLCAIESLLCAVVLDEMTHTKHHSNSELIGQGLGNIIAPFFGGISATAAIARSAANVKAGATSPIAAVLHSVIVLLALVCFATVLSFIPLSAMAALLLIVAWNMSAVQRVIYIIKRAPKDDILIMLICMSLTVLFDMVIAITLGIVLASILFMRRIASMTRLVELNRSDDKTLVLRISGPLFFAAAERTFLELYQKINGYENIVLQWDAVPILDAGGLNALIHFIDELPEQVNLSICELQFQPLKTLARAKILPIPNKLMFYSTLDEALKDKN from the coding sequence ATGAAATTATATGGCTTTTCCGGAACGCTAATTAGCAGTGCATTAATATCATCATGTATTAAAACCCCTTATACCACAACACGTTTTTTTAAAGACTTAATTGCAGGCATTACTGTTGGTATTATTGCTATACCGCTCGCCATGGCGTTAGCTATCGCTAGTGGTGTTCCCCCTCAACACGGTCTATATACGGCAATTGTTGCAGGATTTGTTATTGCCATAACTGGCGGTTCACGCTTTAGTGTTTCAGGCCCGACTGCGGCATTTGTGGTTATTTTATATCCGGTTTCGTTGCAGTATGGCTTATCCGGACTCTTAGTTGCCACCTTGCTTTCCGGTTTTTTTCTTATTTTAATGGGGATAATTCGTTTAGGGCGCTTAATTGAATATATTCCTTTGCCAGTGGTATTAGGTTTTACTTCCGGAATTGCAATCACCATTGCCACCATGCAGATCAAAGATTTTTTTGGATTAACCCTTGAGCATATGCCGGAAAGCTATGTCGGCAAAGTGATCGAACTGGTTAAAACTTTTCCAACAATTAATCTGGCTGATACTTTAGTCGGTTTAGTGACATTAGTTGTGTTAATTGTATGGCCAAAACTGAGGGTAAAAATTTCCGGTCACTTACCGGCATTGGTTGCCGGCATGATAGTGATGTTTATTTTAAATCAATTTAATTGTCATATTGAAACAATAGGATCTAAATTTAGCTATACTTTACCGGACAACACTATCGGTCATGGTATACCGTCTGTGTTACCGGAATTAATCTTACCTTGGCAACATGCCGATTTTAAATGGGATTGGTCAACGATTTCTGCCCTTACGCCAATCGCTTTAACAATGGCAATGCTTTGTGCGATCGAATCACTACTTTGCGCAGTTGTGTTAGATGAGATGACCCACACCAAACACCACTCAAATAGTGAGCTAATTGGTCAAGGTTTGGGCAACATTATTGCACCATTTTTTGGTGGCATTTCAGCAACCGCCGCAATTGCACGCTCAGCGGCAAATGTAAAAGCGGGTGCGACATCACCAATTGCGGCCGTATTGCATTCAGTCATTGTATTGCTGGCGCTGGTCTGTTTTGCGACAGTATTGTCGTTTATACCCCTTTCGGCAATGGCGGCTTTACTGTTAATTGTGGCATGGAACATGAGCGCTGTTCAGCGAGTAATTTATATTATCAAACGTGCGCCTAAAGATGATATATTAATCATGCTTATCTGCATGTCATTGACGGTATTGTTTGATATGGTCATTGCTATAACATTAGGCATTGTGCTTGCTTCAATTCTCTTTATGCGTCGCATTGCCAGCATGACTCGCTTAGTTGAACTTAACCGAAGTGATGATAAAACCTTAGTTCTTCGTATTAGTGGTCCACTATTTTTTGCGGCTGCTGAGCGAACATTTTTGGAACTGTACCAAAAAATAAATGGATACGAAAATATCGTATTACAATGGGATGCGGTGCCAATACTCGATGCAGGTGGACTTAATGCATTAATACATTTTATCGATGAACTGCCCGAACAGGTAAATTTATCGATTTGTGAATTACAATTTCAACCGTTAAAAACGTTGGCACGCGCCAAAATTTTACCTATTCCCAATAAATTAATGTTTTACTCAACACTAGATGAAGCACTGAAAGATAAAAATTAA
- the orn gene encoding oligoribonuclease: protein MTKPSQANSNNLIWIDLEMTGLNPAVDRIIEIATIVTDTNLNILAEGPVIAVHQSDEQLALMDDWNKKTHGNSGLIDRVRQSKINEQQAELQTLAFLKQWVPENCSPICGNTIGQDRRFLFNYMPDLERYFHYRYLDVSTVKELAKRWKPEILKGISKKSSHQALDDIRDSIAELVYYRQHFFNLSH from the coding sequence ATGACTAAACCATCACAAGCAAATAGTAATAATCTTATCTGGATTGACCTTGAAATGACCGGACTTAATCCGGCGGTTGATCGCATTATCGAAATTGCCACTATCGTTACCGACACAAACCTCAACATTCTTGCAGAAGGGCCGGTAATTGCTGTTCATCAATCAGATGAACAATTAGCATTAATGGATGATTGGAATAAAAAGACTCATGGAAACTCGGGACTTATTGATCGAGTGCGTCAAAGTAAAATTAATGAACAACAAGCAGAGCTTCAAACACTGGCATTTTTAAAACAGTGGGTACCGGAAAATTGCTCACCGATTTGCGGTAATACCATTGGTCAAGACCGCCGATTTTTATTCAACTACATGCCCGATTTAGAGCGCTATTTTCACTATCGTTATTTAGATGTCAGCACGGTGAAAGAATTAGCAAAACGTTGGAAACCGGAAATTTTAAAAGGCATCAGCAAAAAGAGTTCACATCAAGCGCTCGATGATATTCGTGATTCCATTGCTGAGCTAGTTTATTATCGCCAACATTTTTTTAACTTATCTCATTAA
- a CDS encoding virulence factor BrkB family protein — MNILKQIQSFSMMLWSRLNHDRLTTSAAGLAYTTILALVPLITVIFSLLSAFPMFDEISLSLKKLIYSNLVPTASDTIQNYLEQFIANTKKMTFAGVIGLIVTSLLLINTINTALNHIWKTKRKRSFMYNLTMYWTILTLGPILVGSSVAVSYYIFSLKWLSVAATGNILLSILPFLISVVGFWLLYSIIPTESVPLKESMIGAIVAAILFELGKRAFALYVTSFPTYQLIYGVVSSIPIMLVWIYCSWCIVLFGAEFAATLTEFNRQKKQPLENQPQPE, encoded by the coding sequence ATGAATATACTCAAACAAATACAGTCCTTTTCGATGATGTTGTGGTCTCGCCTTAATCATGACCGCTTGACCACTTCAGCAGCCGGGCTTGCTTACACTACGATTTTGGCTTTAGTTCCGCTTATCACTGTCATCTTTTCTTTGCTTTCTGCTTTCCCAATGTTTGATGAAATAAGCCTTTCATTAAAAAAATTAATTTACAGTAACCTTGTCCCTACCGCCAGTGATACGATACAAAATTATCTTGAACAGTTTATCGCCAACACCAAAAAGATGACCTTTGCTGGGGTCATTGGCTTAATAGTCACTTCGTTATTATTAATCAACACTATTAATACAGCACTTAACCATATTTGGAAAACTAAGCGTAAACGCTCGTTTATGTACAACTTAACCATGTACTGGACGATTTTAACATTGGGGCCGATTTTAGTCGGATCAAGTGTGGCAGTAAGTTATTATATATTTTCACTTAAATGGTTATCTGTCGCTGCCACCGGTAATATTTTACTGAGTATATTACCGTTTTTGATTTCTGTGGTTGGATTTTGGTTACTTTATAGCATTATTCCGACCGAATCGGTACCACTTAAAGAGTCGATGATTGGCGCAATTGTGGCAGCAATACTTTTCGAATTAGGAAAGCGCGCATTTGCACTTTATGTGACCTCCTTCCCAACTTATCAACTTATTTACGGTGTTGTTTCGTCGATTCCTATCATGCTGGTTTGGATTTACTGCTCCTGGTGCATTGTACTTTTTGGCGCAGAATTTGCCGCAACATTGACAGAATTTAATCGACAAAAAAAGCAGCCCCTTGAAAACCAGCCTCAACCGGAGTAA
- a CDS encoding HdeD family acid-resistance protein, producing the protein MISNTNSIEELKQKSGWFIVIGIILMILGALALGYQFIATVFSVYFIGTLILIAGIAQAVHAFTVKGFGQSALWAIMGILYIFIGVMSYFQPVAVSSALTLVISILLIMSGFTQIFAAMNNRHLPSWGWVLTSGIITLILGVMIIVGWPYDSLWVLGMFLGIDLIFQGWAYVAIGIALKKRP; encoded by the coding sequence ATGATATCAAACACAAATAGTATTGAAGAGCTTAAACAAAAATCAGGCTGGTTTATTGTTATTGGTATAATTTTAATGATATTAGGTGCCTTAGCCTTAGGCTACCAGTTTATTGCAACCGTTTTTTCCGTCTATTTTATTGGAACTTTAATTTTAATTGCCGGTATTGCCCAAGCAGTCCATGCGTTTACGGTTAAAGGTTTCGGACAATCTGCGCTATGGGCAATAATGGGGATTTTATACATCTTTATTGGTGTAATGTCTTATTTCCAACCGGTGGCAGTATCTTCTGCATTAACGTTAGTTATCTCAATCTTATTAATTATGAGTGGTTTTACCCAAATATTTGCTGCCATGAATAACCGCCACTTACCAAGTTGGGGTTGGGTGTTAACCTCAGGTATCATTACACTAATTTTAGGCGTGATGATTATCGTCGGTTGGCCATATGATAGTCTTTGGGTGTTAGGCATGTTCTTAGGAATAGACTTAATATTTCAAGGTTGGGCATATGTGGCTATTGGTATTGCTCTGAAAAAACGCCCATAA
- the waaA gene encoding lipid IV(A) 3-deoxy-D-manno-octulosonic acid transferase, with translation MQILYTVLLYLIQPLVWLRLLWRSRKAPAYRQRWLERYGFCQNKVKAGGILVHAVSVGETIAAVPLINALKQQYPHLPITITTMTPTGSERVKSLLKDSVNHVYLPYDLPCALRRFLNTVQPKLVIIMETELWPNFINQCYKRHIPLIVANARLSERSAKRYSKLGSAISHLLRKINVVAAQNQQDGERFIQLGLPADHLAITGSIKFDIDLTAKQHQRIAELKQQWQLNRPVLIAASTHSGEDEIILSAFKRLAQNHPSLLLIIVPRHPERFKTVEKLIIDNRLRYIKRSADQTPNDQTQVILGDTMGELLELYGVADIALIGGSLIEHGGHNPLEPALHHIPIIIGEHFFNFKVICEQLKAANGLLVCHNSVDELYLIVDDLLNHPTKRKQIGENAYQVLKQNQGALDRLLAIINRYLS, from the coding sequence ATGCAAATTTTATACACTGTTTTACTCTATCTTATTCAGCCGTTGGTATGGTTAAGGCTACTTTGGCGTAGCCGAAAAGCACCGGCTTATCGTCAACGTTGGCTTGAGCGCTATGGCTTTTGTCAAAATAAAGTCAAGGCCGGTGGCATTTTAGTGCATGCCGTATCAGTGGGCGAAACCATTGCGGCTGTGCCACTAATTAACGCGTTAAAACAGCAATATCCACATTTACCTATTACTATCACCACAATGACACCAACCGGCTCCGAACGGGTAAAATCACTGCTCAAAGATAGCGTTAATCATGTTTATTTACCTTATGACCTACCTTGTGCGCTTCGTCGTTTTTTAAACACTGTTCAACCAAAGCTGGTGATAATTATGGAGACAGAACTATGGCCAAATTTTATCAACCAGTGTTATAAACGGCATATTCCTTTAATTGTCGCTAATGCCCGACTCTCTGAGCGTTCGGCGAAACGGTACAGTAAACTTGGCTCAGCTATTAGCCACCTACTGCGTAAAATCAATGTTGTTGCTGCACAAAATCAGCAAGACGGCGAACGATTTATCCAGTTAGGTTTACCGGCAGATCACTTAGCCATTACCGGTAGTATAAAATTTGATATTGATTTAACCGCTAAACAACATCAGCGCATTGCTGAGTTGAAACAGCAATGGCAATTAAATCGGCCGGTATTGATAGCAGCCAGCACCCACAGCGGTGAAGATGAAATTATTTTATCGGCATTTAAACGCTTAGCCCAAAACCACCCGAGTCTGTTATTAATTATAGTGCCTCGCCACCCGGAGCGTTTTAAAACAGTAGAAAAATTGATTATCGATAACCGATTGCGCTATATTAAGCGTAGCGCTGATCAAACGCCAAACGATCAAACGCAAGTGATATTAGGTGATACCATGGGTGAATTACTTGAGCTTTATGGCGTTGCAGATATTGCCTTAATCGGTGGCAGTTTAATTGAGCACGGCGGTCATAATCCATTAGAGCCGGCTTTGCATCATATACCGATTATTATTGGCGAGCACTTTTTCAATTTTAAGGTTATTTGTGAACAACTAAAGGCAGCCAATGGACTGCTTGTTTGCCATAACTCAGTAGATGAACTCTATTTAATCGTAGATGATCTGTTAAATCACCCAACTAAACGTAAACAGATTGGCGAAAATGCGTATCAAGTCTTAAAACAAAATCAAGGAGCATTAGATCGGCTTCTTGCCATTATTAACCGATATCTTAGCTAA